A window of Scomber scombrus chromosome 23, fScoSco1.1, whole genome shotgun sequence contains these coding sequences:
- the LOC134006149 gene encoding uncharacterized protein LOC134006149 isoform X2, translating into MSALKSTLSVFLLICFLSCSVSEEKTVKSGDDVTLHCQSPRDEDIRSLQWIRPDLKTETDGYVFFFRDNQTYEDYQHPSFHGRVQLMDPQMKNGNVSVILKNVNINDTGTYECRVSVSNTKPDLMNIIILTVTDSGQTSGNIQTEGEKEEGDKDGGNLGLTVGLSVAVGILLVAVGGFIFYIKHNGRPFQRVLRREAVPEPVRKLSAL; encoded by the exons atgtCTGCTTTAAAATCTACTTTATCCGTGTTTCTCCTCATATGTTTCCTGTCCTGTTCTGTCTCTGAAG agaaaacagtgaagtctggagatgatgtcactcttcACTGTCAGAGTCCCAGAGATGAAGACATCAGATCATTACAGTGGATCAGACCTGAcctgaagacagagacagatggatACGTCTTCTTCTTCAGAGACAACCAAACATATGAAGACTACCAGCATCCATCGTTTCATGGTCGAGTGCAGCTGATGGATCCACAGATGAAGAACGGAAACGTTTCAGTGATTCTGAAGAACGTCAACATCAACGACACTGGAACATACGAGTGTCGAGTTTCAGTGAGCAACACAAAGCCTGACCTCATGAACATCATCATCCTGACAGTCACTGACTCAG gtcaaacatctggaaacatccagactgaaggagagaaggaggaaggagacaaGGATGGAGGAAATCTTGGACTGACAGTTGGACTGTCCGTTGCTGTTGGGATTCTTCTTGTTGCTGTTGgtggttttatattttatataaaacataatggaCGTCCTTTCCAACGTGTTCTCCGTAGAGAAGCTGTTCCCGAACCAGTCAGAaagctctctgctctctga
- the LOC134006149 gene encoding uncharacterized protein LOC134006149 isoform X1, with amino-acid sequence MSALKSTLSVFLLICFLSCSVSEVFVLSEKTVKSGDDVTLHCQSPRDEDIRSLQWIRPDLKTETDGYVFFFRDNQTYEDYQHPSFHGRVQLMDPQMKNGNVSVILKNVNINDTGTYECRVSVSNTKPDLMNIIILTVTDSGQTSGNIQTEGEKEEGDKDGGNLGLTVGLSVAVGILLVAVGGFIFYIKHNGRPFQRVLRREAVPEPVRKLSAL; translated from the exons atgtCTGCTTTAAAATCTACTTTATCCGTGTTTCTCCTCATATGTTTCCTGTCCTGTTCTGTCTCTGAAG tttttgttctttcagagaaaacagtgaagtctggagatgatgtcactcttcACTGTCAGAGTCCCAGAGATGAAGACATCAGATCATTACAGTGGATCAGACCTGAcctgaagacagagacagatggatACGTCTTCTTCTTCAGAGACAACCAAACATATGAAGACTACCAGCATCCATCGTTTCATGGTCGAGTGCAGCTGATGGATCCACAGATGAAGAACGGAAACGTTTCAGTGATTCTGAAGAACGTCAACATCAACGACACTGGAACATACGAGTGTCGAGTTTCAGTGAGCAACACAAAGCCTGACCTCATGAACATCATCATCCTGACAGTCACTGACTCAG gtcaaacatctggaaacatccagactgaaggagagaaggaggaaggagacaaGGATGGAGGAAATCTTGGACTGACAGTTGGACTGTCCGTTGCTGTTGGGATTCTTCTTGTTGCTGTTGgtggttttatattttatataaaacataatggaCGTCCTTTCCAACGTGTTCTCCGTAGAGAAGCTGTTCCCGAACCAGTCAGAaagctctctgctctctga